atacattatatatatacatatatatatatatatatgtatatatataatatatatatgcagtatcTGAACTTTGTCTCGGTGCGATTTAGAGTTTGGAGAACGCGATCGTCTTGGGACTCTTCTTCTCCATGGCGGCCGCAGCTGATTTCATCACATCTTGAGTCTGAAGCATGCTCATGTTCCAGGTGGCCTGGAGAAGGAAGAACAAGGTGTTCAGTGTTAACTAATATAAAGTCACCTCCAAAGTAAGGGTGGTGTTCTTCTCACCATGTAATTCAGTCCGTCTGCGACGCTGTGGTCTCTGGAGTAGACCAGGTTGATTTTGGTGCCCTGCACAGCTACAGGGCTGCGGCCGGCGATCTCTCCGGCCATCTCCAGAGCTGCCGCCATCATGGCCTCCTTATCGGCAAACACTCGGCTGGAGAGGAAAAGTGGAGGATCATCATATCAATTGGTGATAGTTGCTCTTTGAAATTGCAGTATATCACAAAGTCCTGCtttgttattttaaaatgaaactgTCTCCCCAACAGACTGgcttcttaaagggatagttggggtgttctgaagtggggttgtatgaggtactgatccatagtcggtgtatttcATAACCAGTATACtttaaaacacctgaactatccctttaataagtTGAGCCAGCTTCATGACATCAAAACTAAGTAAGTAAGCCTGAAGATTTAATAACGTTGATGCAGCTGGTGACTGAGGTGATGGCCCAAACACATTTGAAACTAGACAACACAGGTTCCGTAAAAACCAAACTACTTAATGAGAGAAAACTCCTGCTGTATAGAAGTGTACATGATTCTGTAGAGGATGCATTTACCTGACCAGTCCGCTGCTCTTGGCTTCATCGGCATACATCTTCCTGGCAATCAGAGCCAACTCGTTCACCAGGCTGGAGAAAGAATCACATGACAACAATATACAACttcatatatacatttaaagtaCAGGAAACTAGCTTAACTTTTTTTGtgtaattaattgataaatattTGTTATACTGTTAAAGCTGTTGCAGCACAAATTAACGTTTAACCCTCTGTGACCcgtatttgtcttttttagggttagggttagggctttaccttgctgtcaaacagccctttccgatgaggaactgaagccgttatctctgctctcttcgaagccaccagactccattcacaaaaacagtaattctacctcgcagaacacgggagttgctggtctaccgctgcctcgatcggttagtttgtttgtgttattgtgtgactttggtgttttaaagggttaatctggattcaccaaagtcaaaAAAATCCCTTTAACACTGTATGGCAACATGACTCTTTGTCGCATCTAACTGAAACGTCCTGGCGTCTAGACTTTTATAAGAAAAATCATgaaaacataacttttttttttgttatttgatgCTTTCTGTCACTTTAAATGCTTTACGTGTATTTCTACATATAGCCTGTGACTTTAACAGTAAGCAGGAGATACAACCTCACCCCCCCGACTCTGTGTGGTTTATTAAAATGGCAGCTTTACCTGCGGCTGCCGATGACTTTAGGAAGTCTCTGGAGAGTTCCAACGTCTGCTGCAAGTCCAATATCAACTTCCTGTAAAGCCGACCAGAAAGACACCGATGCTGTGAGTATCATATCAGAACATCACCTGTATCCTTCAATACAACAACAGGTCTATGGAGAGTTTGTTTATGCTTTATACATGAAAATGatatatctttgtttttatttttacattctgatgaactgtctttattttattatttctttattttcttataACTAAACATGAATGATGATAAATATGACTGACCGTTTTCATTCAGAtattatctgtttgttttatatgGAGGCCCAAAACTGACAAAGGCTGTAAAATATTATTGAATACATCAGTAAAAAAGTGTTGTTAGTTAAATAACTGAAATGGGgtgtaaaaatacatataaagcattttattttaCCTTCATTCAGgtgattaaattaattaaaacttcatttattttactctattatATTTTTCAGCTCTTTTTTTCATCTTAATCATTTATCTGTTTCCCGTGGGGCTGCAACtatcgattattttcattgtcagttaatctgttgatcattttcttgattaattgattagttgtttggtctattaaatggtgaaaaatatcgattagtgtttcccaaagcctgaGATggcgtcctcaaatgtctcgttttccTCACCACATTTCTTAATTATGTTAATGAGATGGACATACCTTTATCTGGAACCAGGCGTCCTGGGTGCACAGACGGATGTCACAGGCTGTGATCAGATCAACACCTGCCGCAGAGACACAACATCCACAGTGAACATGACGGTGAGTTAACTCTTTTCTCTACCAGTTTGAATAACACGCCCTCCTCTGATACAATCTTTGCAGGTAATTGTAACATTTCCTGAAGAC
The Sebastes fasciatus isolate fSebFas1 chromosome 7, fSebFas1.pri, whole genome shotgun sequence genome window above contains:
- the LOC141770890 gene encoding delta(3,5)-Delta(2,4)-dienoyl-CoA isomerase, mitochondrial-like; translation: MVDCFNKIAEDPDCRVVVLSGAGKIFTAGMDLMEMSDVLQPEGDDTARISWNMRKIVTSYQESFTVIEKCPKPVVVAVHGACVGGGVDLITACDIRLCTQDAWFQIKEVDIGLAADVGTLQRLPKVIGSRSLVNELALIARKMYADEAKSSGLVSRVFADKEAMMAAALEMAGEIAGRSPVAVQGTKINLVYSRDHSVADGLNYMATWNMSMLQTQDVMKSAAAAMEKKSPKTIAFSKL